A region of Anoplopoma fimbria isolate UVic2021 breed Golden Eagle Sablefish chromosome 24, Afim_UVic_2022, whole genome shotgun sequence DNA encodes the following proteins:
- the LOC129113699 gene encoding beta-crystallin A1-like, giving the protein MAQTNPMPMGPWKITVYDQEYFQGRRMEFTASCQNIMECGMENIRSLKIECGAWVGYEHSSFCGQQFVLEKGDYPRFEAYSGSNSYRIERMISFRPICCANHKDSKMTIFEMENMTGRQFELCDDYPSLQAMGWMNNEVGSMQIQSGAFVCYQYPGYRGYQYIMECDCRGGEFKCYREFGSHSQTPQIQSIRRIQH; this is encoded by the exons atggCTCAGACAAATCCCATGCCCATGGGCCCTTGGAAG ATCACCGTGTACGATCAGGAGTACTTCCAGGGCAGGCGTATGGAGTTCACCGCCAGCTGCCAGAACATCATGGAGTGCGGGATGGAGAACATCCGCTCCCTGAAGATTGAGTGTGGCGC CTGGGTGGGCTATGAGCACTCTAGCTTCTGCGGCCAGCAGTTTGTCCTGGAGAAGGGAGACTACCCTCGCTTTGAGGCCTACAGTGGCAGCAACTCTTACCGCATCGAGAGGATGATCTCCTTCAGGCCCATCTGCTGTGCT AACCACAAGGATTCCAAGATGACCATCTTTGAGATGGAGAACATGACAGGTCGTCAGTTCGAGCTGTGCGATGACTACCCCTCTCTGCAGGCCATGGGCTGGATGAACAACGAGGTTGGATCCATGCAGATTCAGAGCGGAGC ctTTGTGTGCTACCAGTACCCCGGCTACCGTGGCTACCAGTACATCATGGAGTGTGACTGTCGCGGAGGAGAGTTCAAGTGTTACCGTGAGTTTGGCTCCCACTCCCAGACTCCCCAGATTCAGTCCATCAGGAGGATCCAGCACTAA
- the unc119b gene encoding protein unc-119 homolog B, whose product MSYSCTSRGSSQDPSTAKKPAGNNPGRDTGGTDSSSTGSPKHTAAMKVKKGCNSTDVGVPVTAEEDLLGSAAITPEDVLGLQKITENYLCSPDENIYNIDFTRFRIRDMETATVLFEITKPPSTDKAGEKRDVDPNAGRFVRYQFTPAFLRLRQVGATVEFTVGDMPIENFRMIERHYFREKLLKSFDFEFGFCMPSSKNTCEHIYEFPPLSEDIIREMVLHPYETQSDSFYFVDNKLVMHNKADYSYNGGT is encoded by the exons atgagctATTCCTGTaccagcagaggcagcagccaGGACCCGTCCACCGCTAAGAAGCCTGCCGGCAATAATCCGGGCAGAGACACGGGAGGCAcggacagcagcagcaccggcAGCCCCAAGCACACGGCCGCGATGAAAGTGAAGAAGGGCTGCAACTCGACCGACGTGGGGGTCCCGGTGACCGCGGAGGAGGACCTGCTCGGCAGCGCGGCGATCACTCCGGAGGATGTCCTGGGCTTGCAGAAGATCACGGAGA ATTACCTGTGCAGCCCGGACGAGAACATTTACAACATTGACTTCACCAGGTTCAGGATCAGGGACATGGAGACCGCAACGGTGCTGTTTGAAATCACCAAACCTCCATCAACAG acaAAGCAGGGGAGAAGAGGGATGTTGACCCAAACGCCGGGCGATTTGTCCGTTACCAGTTCACCCCCGCTTTTCTTCGATTGCGGCAGGTTGGAGCCAC CGTTGAGTTCACGGTCGGAGACATGCCGATAGAAAACTTCAGGATGATCGAGAGACATTATTTCAGAGAGAAGTTGCTCAAGAGTTTTGACTTTGAGTTTGGCTTCTGCATGCCCAGCAGCAAAAACACCTGTGAACACATCTACGAATTCCCACCTCTGTCTGAAGACATCA TCAGAGAGATGGTCCTGCACCCGTATGAGACGCAGTCCGACAGCTTCTACTTTGTGGACAATAAGCTGGTGATGCACAACAAGGCGGACTACTCGTACAACGGTGGGACGTAG
- the LOC129113183 gene encoding solute carrier family 13 member 2-like: MAGWPKWLKWMWHHRNYFIIVFTPLALLPLPLIIPTSEARCGYVIILMALYWCTECMPLAVTALLPVILFPMMGIMKAGDVSIEYLKDSNMLFIGGLLVAIAVEHWSLHKRIALRVLLLVGVRPALLMMGFMIVSFFLSMWISNSATTAMMLAIAQGVLQQLKATEAQADERDFQAAAEDNRAFELEIQQNKEAKKDEKQPDTKVQLEDRKYEHEWSPESLQEFKRKAMDAKYQLLTKGMSLCVCYSASIGGTATLTGTTPNIILKGQIDKLFPRNDDVINFASWFAFAFPNAVLMLVLTFLWLQFTFLGFNLKQSFGCGMKSDRDKEAYKVMKQEYKKLGPMAFAEWAVLTIFVLLIVLWFTREPGFIDGWATVFFNKGGPFVSDGTVAILMSMLFFVIPSQMPKTGGYGNNDEGKMLNAPSTLLDWQVVHERMPWHIILLLGGGFALAAGSEESGLSKWLGESLAPLEQIPPYAISLLLCMLVATFTECSSNTATTTLFLPILASMAIVIKIHPLYVMIPCTIAASLAFMLPVATPPNAIAFSFGKLKVMDMVKTGFVLNIIGILTVNLGINTWGNAIFDLGTIPHWVNITESKP; this comes from the exons ATGGCTGGTTGGCCGAAGTGGCTGAAGTGGATGTGGCACCACAGAAACTACTTCATCATCGTTTTCACTCCGCTTGCACTCCTTCCCCTGCCACTCATCATCCCTACAtcg gaaGCCCGATGTGGTTACGTCATCATCCTCATGGCTCTGTACTGGTGTACAGAGTGTATGCCTCTGGCTGTGACCGCCCTGCTGCCAGTCATCCTCTTTCCCATGATGGGCATCATGAAGGCTGGAGAC GTCAGCATTGAGTACCTGAAAGACTCTAACATGCTGTTCATTGGTGGCCTCTTGGTGGCCATCGCAGTGGAGCACTGGAGCCTTCATAAGCGCATCGCTCTACGAGTTCTGTTACTGGTTGGTGTTCGTCCGGCCCT GTTAATGATGGGCTTCATGATCGTCTCGTTCTTCTTGTCCATGTGGATCAGCAACTCGGCCACAACAGCCATGATGCTGGCCATCGCCCAGGGcgtgctgcagcagctgaaggCCACAGAGGCTCAGGCGGACGAGAGAGATTTCCAGGCTGCAGCCGAGGACAACCGCGCGTTTGAGCTGGAgattcaacaaaataaagaggCAAAGAAGGACGAGAAACAGCCAGACACCAAGGTTCAGCTGGAGGACAGAAAGT ATGAACATGAGTGGAGTCCAGAGTCTTTGCAGGAGTTCAAGAGAAAAGCGATGGATGCGAAGTACCAGCTCTTGACCAAAGGgatgagtctgtgtgtgtgttactccgCCAGCATCGGAGGCACGGCCACGCTCACCGGAACAACCCCGAACATCATCCTTAAGGGTCAAATCGACAA GCTCTTCCCCAggaatgatgatgtcatcaactTTGCCAGCTGGTTTGCCTTCGCTTTTCCCAACGCGGTGCTCATGCTGGTGTTGACCTTTCTCTGGCTTCAGTTTACGTTCCTGGGCTTCAA CCTGAAACAGTCATTCGGCTGCGGCATGAAAAGCGACAGAGATAAGGAGGCGTACAAGGTGATGAAGCAGGAGTACAAAAAGCTGGGGCCTATGGCGTTTGCTGAGTGGGCAGTGCTCACCATCTTCGTCCTGCTGATAGTCCTGTGGTTCACCAGAGAGCCGGGCTTCATAGATGGCTGGGCAACAGTGTTCTTCAATAAGGGGGGGCC GTTTGTGTCCGATGGAACCGTGGCTATCTTAATGTCCATGCTGTTCTTCGTCATCCCCTCCCAGATGCCAAAGACAGGAGGCTACGGCAACAATGACGAAG GTAAGATGTTGAACGCTCCCTCCACTCTGCTGGACTGGCAGGTGGTCCACGAGCGAATGCCCTGGCACATCATCCTGCTGCTGGGAGGAGGCTTCGCTCTGGCTGCTGGCAGTGAG GAGTCGGGTCTGTCCAAGTGGCTGGGAGAGAGCTTGGCACCTCTGGAGCAAATCCCCCCCTATGCCATCTCATTGCTGCTCTGCATGCTGGTGGCAACGTTCACTGAGTGCTCCAGCAACACAGCCACCACCACCCTGTTCCTGCCCATTCTGGCCTCAATG GCCATAGTTATTAAGATACACCCGCTGTACGTGATGATCCCCTGCACCATCGCAGCCTCTCTGGCCTTCATGCTGCCTGTGGCCACACCACCCAACGCCATCGCCTTCTCCTTTGGAAAACTCAAAGTCATGGACATG GTGAAAACCGGCTTCGTGCTGAACATCATTGGGATTTTGACCGTTAATTTAGGCATCAACACCTGGGGAAATGCCATATTTGACTTGGGCACCATACCTCATTGGGTAAACATTACAGAGAGCAAACCTTAA